The genomic segment AACGTCGATCCAGTCATCTCTTCCAGCGACAATTTGTTGTCACGCGCCTTGAGACCCAGTTCTGTAATGGCTTGCTCAATCTCAAGAATGCTCATGCTCTCAGCATTGCGGACAACGGGCGTCACGAGACCCTTTTCGGTGCTCACTGCCACACCAAGGTCAACATAGTCGCGGTACACAATCGTGTCACCGAGACCCTCGCCCTCAATGCTTGCGTTGGCCGAAGGGATCTCGCGCAGAGCCAGGGCGCATGCCTTCGAGAAGGCGCCCATGAAACCAAGCTTAACTCCGGTCTCTTTCAAGATACGGTCCTTGTGGCGGCTCCTGAATGCCATCAAGGGGCTCATATCGATCTCATTGAAGGTCGTGAGCGAAGCAGCGGTGTTCTGCGACTCCTTCAAGCGCTCAGCAATGCGCTTGCGCATGCGTGACATCTTGACACGCGACTCGGTGCGTGCACCAGCCTTGGGGACCTGTTCCTGAGCCTGGTTGTCGGCAGCCTTCTTGGGCTCCTCCTTCTTGGGCTCCTGCTTCGGCTGTTCTTGCTTAGGCTCTTCTTTCTTAGGCTCCTCTTTCTTAGGCTCTTCTTTCTTAGGCTCTTCCTTGGGTTGCTCCGGCTTCGACTCCTCCTTCTTAGGCTCCTCCTTTGGCTGATCCTTGGGGGGCTCGCCTGGCTCGATCTTAAACAAGTCCTTGCCCACCTCGACATTGTCCTCTGGCTGAGCAAAGACCTCGGTAATTACACCAGACTCTGGCGAGTTGACACTCACGTCAATCTTGTCCGTCTCAATAGTGGCGACCTCGTCACTCTCATTAACATAGTCGCCCACCTTTTTGTGCCAAGCACTGAGCGTACCCTCTGAAATCGACTCAGCCATCTCAGGCACCTTGACAATTCCGAGAAGGCGCGTCGACATGGAGAAGTGACGACTAGATGCCATGGCAAGTGCCGCCGAGTATTTtggtgcagcacgcgccatggcgcgtgccgatgcaAAGGTGGCAATTGACAACATGGTCTGTAGGGGGTAAGATTTTATTTGGGCGGGCCGCCGGCCATGTCCGATTACAACGAtaggcggcgcatcacgtgcCTGAGAGTGGCCGGTGCGGCTGGCCACTCCACTAGGGAGTCCGATCCAAGCAGCCGTCATGTCCTCCCAGAATGGGGACAGGCAGCGCTCGATCCCCGCATGGAAGACGCTCGGGGTGGGTGGCACTGCTGGACTTGCATCTTGTGTCTTGCTTCAACCCATGGACCTGCTCAAGACACGCATGCAGCAGGAACGAACAGTGGGCCAAGCGCCATTATCTGCCATGAAACGGCTCGTGCGAGCTTACAAGTCGGTGGTTGATACGTCAGGATACCGTGGTCTATGGCGTGGAACAGTACCTACTATAGCAAGAAATGTACCTGGAGTGGCAGCATACTTTTATACCTTGAATCAATTGCGCTGGTTCGTTGCAAAATGGCAAATACCCATGTTATCTATCCGTGGCGCTACGAACGCATCGCTGAGCGGTCAGACATCGACAATGGCGCGTCTCTCCAACACAGGTAATATTTTAACAGGAGCTATAACTCGAGTGTCTATTGGATTAGTCCTCAATCCTATTTCGATTGTTAAAGCACGCTTTGAATCAAATCACTTTACTCAGGACGCATACCCTACTTTATGGACTTCTTTTCGCACGCTGTATAAAGATGGTGGCTTGAAAGGGCTCTTCCGTGGATTTTCCGCTACGGCACTGCGAGATGCACCTTATGCAGGCTTGTACCTTGCACTTTATGAACAGCACAAGACATGGCTAGGCCGTCTCTCACGGACCGGTACAGGCTCATGGTGGGTTGTAAGCACCAGTGGGCTGTGCGCAGGAACACTGGCGACAATCCTGACGCACCCGTTCGATATTCTCAAAACACGTTTGCAAACAACGCCAGCCCATTTGTTGCACAGCACTGCCAACGGCCAAATGAAGCTTAGTCTATTTGCTACCGCCCGGCATATCCTTAGCTCAGATGGCTGGCAAGCCTTTTGTGATGGTCTGGGCCTGCGCTGTGCTCGAAAAGCCGCCAGCAGTATGATTGGCTGGTCAATCTTCGAGATAGGTCATCGATGGGTATCTATTACTTAGCTCTATTCAAACAGGGCGAGTGTGCATAACAATAATATACAAAGATGCAACTTCAGCGACTGCGCGAATCAGAACGATTGTTCGCAGACAAAGAAAGTGTCTCGGATGAGTTTCGTAAAGCAGTCAGCGTGCGTACAAACATGCGAGAGCCTGGGGAGCGAGGGGAAGCAGGCACGTTCATAGGCGCCGCCATACGAGGCTCCAGCTCCAAACTGCGATAGTAGAACTGCTCATTTTCGGCAAAGTATTCAGATGGTGTGCGATGCCGTCCATCTTCATAGATGCCTCGGATAAAAGTCTGGATCTCTGGCACAGGTGAGATTGAATAGGGTTTCTGAAATTTTTGAAAGTCGCGTAAAATTTGTTTCAGCTGGTAAAATCGCGCGAGGTTGACTAGAGGAAAATCAAGGCCAGGAAACACACGTTGAACAGGATTGCCTTCTTTTGCGAATGTTATATCTGTCAGAATCAGACCAAGAAACGGTAGAGTTGGTCCTTGCGCGTTGTGTAAGCAGGTGCGGTAGGCGCTAAAATTGCGCGCAGGATCCATTAGCTGACTCAAAAACTCAAACTTGGCAATCTTGCGGGGAGGCAATCCTTTCCACGTTTTCTTAAGACGGTGAAGGTTGCTTGAGCCAAGCGCACCTAAGATTTCCATTAACAGATTGAAGTTTTGTAGCTTGTAGCTCGCTTCAGCGAATAAGATGAAGAAACGGAGGACTAATGTGCGTTGTTTCAAATTGGTTTCACGCAAAATGCACTGACTGATCCAGCTCGTCAGCTGTGTGGACATCTTCGTCATTTTGCGAATATATTGTGGACACAAAGAGCCCGGTACGTCTGTTTCGACGGGATACATGGGCTCAAAAGGATCAATCGCACAAAACAGAGTGTTTTCACACAAAGTGATTTGACGCGCAAGTTCCAATGGATCAAACTCTAAAATAGGTACCTCCCATATAGAAGAAGAGTTTTTTAGTGCATTTAACAATGAACGAGAGACAATGGAAAGAGGTGGCACACTTGATCCTTGGGTTCGTAACGTGTGTTGCGTGATGTCGTAAACTTGTGGTGATGTTGGCAAATGTCTTGAGCGAAGAAGCCAGTTGCTTGTGAATTCGAGCTCTTGGACACTCTTTGATTGATAAGTGAGAGATGTCCGGCGTGAAAAATCTAGGAAGTCATTTAAAATGGGAGAGTCCTGTACCGTATCCCAATAATCACGAACCCATACGACAAGTATGCTAAGGATACGTTCTCGGTGGGCATTGTCTTCTGCCATTTCGTATTTTTGTATAATACTCCTTAGACAATTTCTTGGAGAGCAAAACGTTCGGAAGTTCCTGAGAAAGATCTGCGTAAAAAGAGAAGCTGGTCCGTTCTCCGTGTGACACAAGGTAGAGATGAGACCACACACATTGGCACCTGCTACAGGGCACCGTTCGTCATGAATGAGCATTTTCATGCAAGTTTCCACATCATTTTCTTGTTTTGTTGTGTAGAACACAGGGTTCTGTGAAAGTAGATCATTTAAATCCTGGTCACGCACATCAGACATGACCGATTTGTTCCAGAGAGACTTGTACAGTAATTCATCTAATCCATCATCTCGCCATGTATCCGACGTTGTtgaagacgaggaggaTGAAAAAgatgaggaggaagagcTTCTAGATCGCGATAATCCACGGCGTTGAATATGTTTCATGATGGTCGGCTTAGTGTGCCCCCGTCATCAGAAAATGGTTACCATCCTTTCGAAATGGCGTAATTTTTAAGGTTTAGTTTGGAAGCGGAGATTAAAGCAACAAACTGCCAAACGGCGCTACGAGTCACCAATTAGAAAACAGTGTTTTGGTATACATTGACCAATCATTTTTTTATCCGAGTAAAAAAAGTTGGAGAGATGCATAAATGCGAAGATACTACGCTTTAGGCTTCTCTTGCTCCAAGGTAGCCGATAATGGGAATGCGATACAATAGCCTCCGAAATTCAGCGCCGCAAAGTTTTGATTCTGTACGCTCCAGTTATCCTGTGCATTACAAACTTGTAGCATCT from the Malassezia restricta chromosome II, complete sequence genome contains:
- a CDS encoding solute carrier family 25, member 38 encodes the protein MSSQNGDRQRSIPAWKTLGVGGTAGLASCVLLQPMDLLKTRMQQERTVGQAPLSAMKRLVRAYKSVVDTSGYRGLWRGTVPTIARNVPGVAAYFYTLNQLRWFVAKWQIPMLSIRGATNASLSGQTSTMARLSNTGNILTGAITRVSIGLVLNPISIVKARFESNHFTQDAYPTLWTSFRTLYKDGGLKGLFRGFSATALRDAPYAGLYLALYEQHKTWLGRLSRTGTGSWWVVSTSGLCAGTLATILTHPFDILKTRLQTTPAHLLHSTANGQMKLSLFATARHILSSDGWQAFCDGLGLRCARKAASSMIGWSIFEIGHRWVSIT
- a CDS encoding RasGEF, whose product is MKHIQRRGLSRSRSSSSSSFSSSSSSTTSDTWRDDGLDELLYKSLWNKSVMSDVRDQDLNDLLSQNPVFYTTKQENDVETCMKMLIHDERCPVAGANVCGLISTLCHTENGPASLFTQIFLRNFRTFCSPRNCLRSIIQKYEMAEDNAHRERILSILVVWVRDYWDTVQDSPILNDFLDFSRRTSLTYQSKSVQELEFTSNWLLRSRHLPTSPQVYDITQHTLRTQGSSVPPLSIVSRSLLNALKNSSSIWEVPILEFDPLELARQITLCENTLFCAIDPFEPMYPVETDVPGSLCPQYIRKMTKMSTQLTSWISQCILRETNLKQRTLVLRFFILFAEASYKLQNFNLLMEILGALGSSNLHRLKKTWKGLPPRKIAKFEFLSQLMDPARNFSAYRTCLHNAQGPTLPFLGLILTDITFAKEGNPVQRVFPGLDFPLVNLARFYQLKQILRDFQKFQKPYSISPVPEIQTFIRGIYEDGRHRTPSEYFAENEQFYYRSLELEPRMAAPMNVPASPRSPGSRMFVRTLTALRNSSETLSLSANNRSDSRSR
- a CDS encoding 2-oxoglutarate dehydrogenase E2 component (dihydrolipoamide succinyltransferase); its protein translation is MLSIATFASARAMARAAPKYSAALAMASSRHFSMSTRLLGIVKVPEMAESISEGTLSAWHKKVGDYVNESDEVATIETDKIDVSVNSPESGVITEVFAQPEDNVEVGKDLFKIEPGEPPKDQPKEEPKKEESKPEQPKEEPKKEEPKKEEPKKEEPKQEQPKQEPKKEEPKKAADNQAQEQVPKAGARTESRVKMSRMRKRIAERLKESQNTAASLTTFNEIDMSPLMAFRSRHKDRILKETGVKLGFMGAFSKACALALREIPSANASIEGEGLGDTIVYRDYVDLGVAVSTEKGLVTPVVRNAESMSILEIEQAITELGLKARDNKLSLEEMTGSTFTISNGGVFGSLFGTPILNLPGSAILGMHAIKEKPWVVNGKVEVRPVMVVALTYDHRLLDGRDAVTFLVKLKQYLEDMPTMLL